A window from Vanessa atalanta chromosome 16, ilVanAtal1.2, whole genome shotgun sequence encodes these proteins:
- the LOC125070012 gene encoding PAT complex subunit CCDC47 isoform X2 → MRIVILSIALLLCSVCVSQAYEDTSLEDDDFAEFEQFEADEDTPSNDFSEEEVPVLKPKLNVNKEQFETNIDADDIVVEDEDNEFEHFQDPEEFEGYQDTTPRTAEQPKITISQVPIMIRPRWDAYWLEGILCCLLAAYALAYVIGRTKNTAIATNFLKLHKPLLDENFTLVGESGLDVVSADERGWRREAEHCFTMWCSGRQCCEGMLLTLKLIKRQDLVHVLLGVVRPTPDTLLIRVELGKDDCDPFVLCIAQKKIATRLAKEMQDLSMFCPERRAGDKHGLPAALGVLSECAEATAGVLDARVTAALQRYHAHVQYIHVSDRYCGPKQMEETVATKPPETERVMLVSLALGPDGGGDEVRPLLLLVFYLLDKIKRLRLSKEALSKCEKRRVKATEAWVRGAHAARQEQAAQRREEKRKQEKERILAEDDPEKQRRWELKEQKRQQKRKAPKMKQLKVKAL, encoded by the exons ATACTCCAAGCAATG ATTTCAGTGAAGAAGAAGTGCCGGTGTTAAAACCaaaattgaatgtaaataaaGAACAGTTTGAAACAAACATTGATGCTGATGATATAGTTGTTGAG GATGAAGATAATGAATTTGAACATTTTCAAGATCCTGAAGAGTTTGAGGGATACCAGGACACGACGCCTCGTACTGCCGAACAACCAAAAATTACTATCTCTCAG GTGCCAATCATGATACGGCCCAGATGGGACGCGTACTGGCTGGAAGGCATCCTCTGCTGTTTGCTCGCAGCGTACGCGCTCGCGTACGTCATCGGACGCACCAAGAACACCGCCATAGCGACTAATTTCCTTAAGCTACATAAACCACTTTTGGATGAGAACTTTACTTTAGTTG GCGAGTCGGGGCTGGACGTGGTGTCGGCGGACGAGCGCGGCTGGCGGCGCGAGGCGGAGCACTGCTTCACCATGTGGTGCAGCGGCCGCCAGTGCTGCGAGGGGATGCTGCTCACACTCAAGCTGATCAAG CGTCAAGACTTAGTCCACGTGTTACTGGGTGTAGTTAGACCAACTCCGGACACGCTACTTATCCGCGTGGAACTCGGTAAAGACGATTGCGATCCGTTCGTTCTTTGCATCGCGCAGAAGAAGATCGCCACGCGCCTCGCTAAGGAGATGCAGGACTTG AGCATGTTCTGCCCCGAGCGGCGCGCGGGCGACAAGCACGGGCTGCCGGCGGCGCTGGGCGTGCTGTCGGAGTGCGCGGAGGCCACGGCCGGCGTGCTGGACGCGCGCGTCACGGCGGCGCTGCAGCGCTACCACGCGCACGTGCAGTACATACACGTGTCCGACCGCTACTGCGGGCCCAAGCAGATGGA AGAAACCGTAGCCACAAAACCACCAGAAACGGAACGGGTGATGCTAGTCAGTCTCGCGCTGGGCCCCGACGGCGGTGGAGACGAAGTTCGGCCCCTGCTGCTGTTGGTGTTCTATTTGCTGGATAAAATCAAGCGACTTCGTTTAAGCAAAGAG GCCCTTTCGAAATGCGAGAAGCGGCGCGTGAAGGCGACGGAGGCGTGGGTGCGCGGGGCGCACGCGGCGCGCCAGGAGCAGGCCGCGCAGCGACGCGAGGAGAAGCGCAAGCAGGAGAAGGAGCGCATACTGGCG GAAGATGATCCCGAGAAGCAGCGGCGTTGGGAGCTAAAGGAGCAGAAGCGTCAACAAAAACGTAAAGCCCCGAAAATGAAGCAACTCAAAGTGAAGGCGCTGTAA
- the LOC125069811 gene encoding uncharacterized protein LOC125069811: MMKCNEFEKSKPRHHMNLDNLDKALHDLGMLSAITEARRDYLRESKTNLGVMRLNTRYVSNVTVGYCMKRSTNKNRLCPYVLPVRHRTKSENSDAISSEANDSNCDFKYNLLEPSTSTCIRENFDVKSPAKRCQSLENLNLNLESPPKAETSPDMDCVSTRIQKLQVDE, from the exons ATGATGAAATGCAACGAATTTGAAAAAAGT AAACCTCGCCATCACATGAATCTGGATAATTTGGATAAAGCATTACACGATTTGGGAATGTTGAGTGCAATAACTGAAGCGCGACGTGATTATTTACGAGAATCTAAAACTAATCTGGGCGTAATGAGGCTGAACACGCGGTACGTTTCCAACGTCACAGTGGGGTATTGTATGAAAAGAAGCACAAATAAAAACAGACTGTGCCCTTACGTGCTGCCCGTAAGGCATAGGACTAAGAGTGAAAACTCGGATGCCATCAGTTCTGAGGCTAACGATAGCAACTGtgactttaaatataacttattagaGCCATCAACCAGTACCTGCATTAGAGAAAACTTCGACGTCAAGAGCCCTGCCAAGCGATGTCAATCACTCGAGAACCTCAATCTTAATTTAGAATCCCCACCAAAGGCAGAAACTTCGCCTGATATGGATTGTGTGTCGACCAGAATTCAGAAATTACAAGTTGACGAATGA
- the LOC125069999 gene encoding sperm flagellar protein 2-like codes for MAEILKEWLSHTLQHTITWEAKEFGDKMKNGHIISCVLRSYNVINEEKHYLIKPSNINEDIKNNWKLLTLWLLELEINLSDTDLANVMAGQGSSILRLFYKLFLCLDKRDRTNFIKRERKMCSNLVEKIEHRFTVKKLKEEQDRFVDHLAKPLLDENQFIEWQREKSKQIQETYDYLRHNYLKTLKRIEESQTPLKYPETTTKKITNKDKKDMDIFSMRYPCKFHDYTYEELCNLDEAAKERKKSIVDSEWTKNYLDNLHSRIHKKTDSEEFQKQISNVISGSLWDMSVAEEEAKLDIELAKKVMKLSQFEKQMCTQIMETKQQARNLVQNRITGEEEFAEQRTQQFNQFLDNLKEDINLGLVEIDFEKQRQNTLHKKLYAEKMKRKRQHYYDICYETILSIIDYATKYAYYKRLLEGDIPNHFITEWKALYYKQQPIFDYLESMENILKESTTDENQTPDYEEILHLELDRQEVLNKSEFKDYHNYLYPWSLGLLIPNFDPESEDRKYEYLGLRILGHVVYSLLEIKYPLPPQRLPATLPNYSAKAIVRNLPDNSITIAMQTLLNAQKIHVVRLETAINFCLRKFKTELIGCMDIELSFDKFIASAQEEDTKEFIKLLKSEDEVVTKSSEANLLLISGPLIANTKQTQTPKAIPEEDITLSSSAELGRYAYECLNSGNILTDHLLCAIIVEYLKDHDNINGFVIINYPNSYYQAQILEETFSGRAPPDEIELDDQDDIYLEESIIKHRIKKKDPYLQVRTSELVNDPHKKLLDKPFTSYFSCYIKLKETEDILQEFVIWNLDEENSELIDRFYAVLGINYSMYYEVIEKEQLGLICKYIIGDFSMPLKSNDKLFGDNVLSILDFPSSDEKRMKSKIVKPEVSNGKSKEKLRRNSKLSKLSSSNDLNIVKAPDSTEEIHDEVILESVDEEENEGKTYTPISSEDVKLLAGEEDWIYGELPIPEVIGIALATCWEEIEKTYIHDMKHLFFAKRLQMNCLVPYTRFLKDKMEQIITLPSQKQDLVSSFQQEYNNFENDWRDIHFSKNEWHCKVKELQQRLYKICDERKLFAEQQRHMLICENWALEEMTTMVNTYISCMQTELNRAMLTYQTLHDFYFAMIKRSPSNDRITSKELNKIFKETDETPGSKKGGEDKLYRQLKTCFQEMQLKNIEIDFSNNPFHFIIESNVKFALKSVKDTNDSYRSLISREYSELAKIVPTTKKKEDNNSVESLNEEEIYKNNALKCIEEWIMGINGEMFRVSLRLLALQYKCYKDIKLFNDNICKTFTDIQNDINNYYLNEIKSVDRLCKYLQLAVEGGKRIPESLALEEDMFIIDANLLQFSASKTKVDTAVPKEFVSDMQFKICHLARLRSQFKIVAPTGLILQQAFIYLLQDFIFFGREICDGPMFPEVWKRIDPDLIPKLVFSLFGEATYIDWRDFLIFCLNLPFPTVDELLLHRKHFRCNDLESSELIERNTFIEEQLWFEKDYNSEDKCDLIRKNLIKHFLFELFETADNVMNYSAFLLAVCKNVDPIEGFVMALSMAIGKNICFKLVECKEIVSKLIRDKKYKDECLVCAYKCTGQFLDKLITNVINTCEGTSIIELEYTEPILPESDKKGKKGKGGTRAKKIESTQSARIPKVQKSLTSRSKIVQSTIDVKMTYICKPCEEDVEVIEEKLSEKEEIIEEEKVEPQKDPNMAYVVSQSVIWKVLHICLPSFFQLQPEVGAAPYIEHVKEAMQRLEDDDENKDIFVCKFVSEPNICKILHKTKKFCATNLADEVHKIISI; via the exons ATGGCAGAAATTTTAAAGGAATGGCTTTCCCATACCTTGCAGCATACTATTACATGGGAAGCTAAAGAATTCGgagataaaatgaaaaatggtCATATTATTTCATGTGTCTTACGgagttataatgttataaatgaagAAAAGCATTATCTTATAAAACCAAGtaatataaatgaagatataaaaaataattggaagCTTTTAACACTGTGGTTGCTTGAACTAGAAATCAATTTAAGTGATACAGATTTGGCTAACGTAATGGCAGGACAAGGTTCTTCAATACTTcggttattttataaactttttctttGTTTAGACAAAAGAGAtcgaactaattttattaaaagagagAGAAAAATGTGCTCGAACTTAGTAGAAAAAATTGAACATCGGTTTACTGTTAAAAAGCTAAAAGAAGAACAGGATCGGTTTGTCGATCATCTAGCAAAGCCTTTATTAGATGAAAATCAATTCATTGAGTGGCAAAGAGAAAAATCAAAACAGATCCAAGAAACTTACGATTATTTACgtcacaattatttaaaaactttaaaaagaaTAGAAGAGTCTCAAACTCCATTGAAATATCCAGAAACAACGacgaaaaaaataaccaataaagATAAGAAAGACATGGATATATTTTCAATGAGGTATCCGTGTAAATTCCACGATTATACATACGAAGAGTTGTGTAATTTGGATGAAGCAgccaaagaaagaaaaaaatccaTTGTTGATTCAGAGTGGACTAAAAATTATTTGGATAATCTACACAgtagaatacataaaaaaacagattCTGAAGAATTTCAAAAACAGATAAGTAATGTTATAAGTGGATCATTATGGGATATGTCTGTCGCTGAAGAGGAAGCAAAATTAGATATCGAGCTCGCCAAAAAAGTTATGAAATTGTCTCAGTTTGAAAAACAGATGTGTACACAAATAATGGAAACTAAACAACAGGCCCGGAATTTAGTACAAAATAGAATCACTGGTGAAGAAGAATTTGCTGAACAAAGAACTCAGCAATTTAATCAATTTcttgataatttaaaagaagaCATTAACTTAGGTCTAGTTGAAATAGACTTTGAAAAACAAAGACAGAATACTTTGCACAAAAAATTATATGCtgaaaaaatgaaaagaaaaaggCAGCACTATTACGATATTTGTTATGAAACAATTCTATCAATAATTGATTACGCTACTAAATATGCTTATTATAAAAGGCTATTAGAGGGCGATATACCAAACCATTTTATTACTGAGTGGAAAgcattgtattataaacaacaaCCTATCTTTGATTATCTGGAGtcaatggaaaatattttaaaagaatcaaCAACAGATGAAAATCAGACACCTGATTATGAAGAAATTTTACATTTAGAATTAGATAGACAGGAAGTGCTAAATAAGAGTGAGTTTAaagattatcataattatttatatccatGGTCATTAGGTTTGTTAATACCTAACTTTGATCCCGAGTCTGAAGATAGAAAGTATGAATATTTAGGATTACGTATTTTAGGACACGTAGTATACTCACTTCTCGAAATTAAGTACCCACTGCCACCGCAACGATTACCAGCCACGTTACCAAATTATTCAGCAAAAGCTATCGTACGCAATTTACCGGATAACTCAATAACTATCGCGATGCAAACATTGTTAAACGCTCAGAAAATACATGTCGTACGCCTCGAGACTGCCATCAATTTCTGTCTTAGAAAGTTCAAAACTGAATTGATTGGGTGTATGGATATcgagttatcatttgataaatttattgcaTCAGCACAAGAAGAAGATACTAAagaatttattaagttattgaaATCTGAAGATGAGGTAGTTACAAAAAGTAGCGAagcaaatttgttattaatttcagGACCATTAATTGCTAACACTAAGCAAACACAAACACCAAAAGCTATACCCGAAGAAGATATAACTTTGTCATCTTCCGCGGAATTAGGTAGATATGCTTATGAATGCTTAAATTCTGGTAATATTTTAACTGATCATTTACTATGTGCAATAATAGTTGAGTATCTAAAGGACCACGATAACATCAATGGCTTTGTTATCATAAACTATCCCAATTCATATTATCAAGCACAAATTTTGGAAGAAACGTTTTCGGGCAGGGCACCGCCTGATGAAATCGAACTAGATGATCAAGACGATATTTATCTTGAGGAAAGTATTATTAAACACAGAATTAAGAAAAAAGATCCCTATTTGCAAGTGAGAACTTCCGAGCTTGTAAATGATCctcataaaaagttattagataAACCGTTTACAAGTTATTTTTCTTGCTACATTAAACTGAAAGAAACAGAAGATATTCTACAAGAGTTTGTTATATGGAATTTAGATGAAGAAAATTCTGAACTAATAGATAGATTTTACGCCGTATTAGGAATCAATTACAGTATGTATTACGAAGTAATTGAAAAAGAACAACTAGgtttgatttgtaaatatataattggtgACTTCTCAATGCCCTTAAAATCAAACGATAAATTATTTGGAGATAACGTCTTAAGCATTCTTGACTTTCCGTCTTCTGATGAAAAGCGAATGAAATCGAAAATAGTTAAACCTGAAGTTTCTAATGGGAAATCTAAAGAAAAATTGCGTCgtaattcaaaattaagtaaattatccTCTtcgaatgatttaaatatagtaaaggCTCCTGATTCTACAGAAGAAATACACGATGAAGTGATATTAGAAAGTGTTGATGAAGAAGAAAATGAGGGTAAAACATATACACCCATAAGTAGCGAAGATGTAAAGTTATTAGCAGGGGAAGAAGACTGGATCTATGGAGAACTACCAATACCTGAAGTTATTGGTATTGCATTAGCTACTTGTTGGGAAGAAATAGAAAAAACGTATATACACGATATGAAACACTTATTCTTTGCAAAGAGATTGCAAATGAATTGTCTTGTACCATATACGAGATTCCTTAAAGACAAAATGGAGCAAATAATAACTCTGCCATCTCAAAAACAAGATTTAGTTAGTAGTTTTCAACAGGAATATAATAACTTTGAAAATGACTGGCGTGACATCCATTTTTCTAAAAACGAATGGCATTGTAAAGTAAAAGAATTACaacaaagattatataaaatatgtgacGAAAGAAAGCTTTTTGCAGAACAACAAAGGCATATGCTTATTTGTGAAAATTGGGCATTAGAAGAGATGACGACGATGGTTAATACATACATTTCCTGTATGCAGACTGAACTGAATAG AGCTATGTTAACTTATCAAACTTTGcacgatttttattttgctatgaTAAAGCGTTCCCCATCTAATGATCGAATAACCTCAaaagaactaaataaaatattcaaagaaacAGATGAAACGCCCGGAAGTAAGAAAGGCGGCGAAGATAAATTGTATAGACAACTTAAAACTTGTTTTCaagaaatgcaattaaaaaatatagagataGATTTCAGTAATAAtccttttcattttataatagagAGTAATGTAAAATTTGCTTTGAAGAGTGTAAAAGATACGAATGATTCCTACAGATCACTTATAAGTCGAGAATACAGTGAATTAGCCAAAATAGTACCAACAACGAAGAAAAAGGAAGATAACAATTCGGTAGAATCATTGAACGAagaagaaatttacaaaaataatgctCTTAAATGTATAGAAGAATGGATTATGGGAATAAATGGTGAAATGTTCAGAGTTAGTTTACGCCTATTGGCGTTGCAGTACAAGTGCTATAAggacatcaaattatttaacgaTAACATATGCAAGACCTTTACAGACATTCAGaatgatataaataactattatctTAATGAGATAAAATCAGTGGACcgcttatgtaaatatttacaattggcAGTTGAAGGTGGTAAAAGAATCCCAGAAAGTCTTGCACTAGAAGAAGATATGTTTATTATAGACGCTAATCTTTTGCAATTTTCCGCATCAAAAACAAAAGTGGATACTGCAGTACCGAAAGAATTTGTATCTGATATGCAATTCAAAATTTGTCACTTAGCTAGATTACGTTCACAATTCAAAATCGTGGCTCCAACTGGTTTAATATTGCAGCAagcatttatttacttactacaagattttattttctttggtaGAGAGATTTGTGATGGTCCTATGTTTCCAGAAGTTTGGAAACGAATAGACCCTGACCTTATACCGAAGTTAGTATTCTCATTGTTTGGAGAGGCAACGTATATTGATTGGAgggattttcttattttttgccTGAATTTACCATTCCCTACCGTGGATGAACTGTTACTTCATCGTAAGCATTTCCGCTGCAACGATCTTGAGTCCTCAGAATTAATTGAAAGAAATACCTTTATTGAAGAGCAACTTTGGTTTGAAAAGGATTATAACTCAGAAGATAAGTGTGATTTAATTcggaaaaatttaataaaacattttctttttgaatTGTTTGAGACAGCTGataatgtaatgaattattCGGCTTTCTTGCTAGCAGTCTGCAAAAATGTCGATCCTATTGAAGGTTTTGTAATGGCATTATCGATGGCTATTGGTAAAAATATCTGTTTTAAACTTGTAGAATGCAAAGAAATTGTATCTAAGTTAATAAGAGATAAAAAGTATAAAGACGAATGCCTAGTTTGTGCATATAAATGCACAGGCCAGTTTCTAGATAAGTTGATAACCAATGTAATCAATACATGTGAAGGTACTTCAATAATAGAGTTAGAATATACAGAGCCTATCTTGCCTGAATctgataaaaaaggaaaaaagggCAAAGGCGGTACAAGGgctaaaaaaattgaaagtaCTCAAAGTGCTCGAATACCGAAGGTTCAGAAGAGTCTCACGAGTCGGAGTAAAATAGTTCAATCTACTATAGATGTAAAAATGACGTATATTTGTAAACCGTGTGAAGAGGACGTAGAAGTAATTGAAGAAAAACTGTCAGAAAAAGAAGAGATAATAGAAGAAGAAAAAGTTGAACCACAAAAAGACCCAAATATGGCTTATGTTGTGAGTCAATCCGTTATTTGGAAAGTACTTCATATTTGTTTACCTTCTTTTTTTCAACTACAACCAGAAGTTGGAGCGGCTCCATACATTGAACATGTGAAAGAAGCAATGCAAAGACTtgaagatgatgatgaaaataaagacatatttgTGTGCAAATTTGTGTCTGAacctaatatttgtaaaattttacataaaacgaaAAAGTTTTGTGCTACAAATTTGGCTGACGAGGTTCATaagataataagtatttaa
- the LOC125070104 gene encoding beta-1,4-N-acetylgalactosaminyltransferase bre-4-like, with protein MKLTWIEDDNTTTVIYENIKSVTAGNGGEVNLPTCYINITECGEIFVNKTITKYPEEYPEVSTGGYYRPKNCKSRHKVAVLVPYRDRKKDLFVYLHNIHPFLIRQKLEYRIFVIEQKGTDVFNRGKLFNAGFVEIKKYGKWRCVIFHDVDLLPLDDRILYSCPTWPKHMCATVAEVKKPKFRSLFGGVSSMDVQQFQQVNGYSNLYWGWGGEDNDLFWRIRAAGLPIVRNRKDIARYTTLKHSVQSPNRLRFALLSSTYQRYKREGISNLKYKLESVTEHHLHTHIIVDINPGKENTTKLISQWIKSRYLE; from the exons ATGAAGTTGACATGGATTGAAGACGACAACACAACTACAGttatttacgaaaatataaaaagcg TGACTGCAGGAAATGGTGGCGAAGTAAATTTACCCACATGCTACATCAATATAACTGAATGCG gtgaaatatttgttaataaaacaattacgaaATATCCCGAGGAATATCCAGAAGTGAGTACTGGAGGTTATTATCGTCCGAAAAATTGCAAGTCCAGACATAAAGTTGCTGTTTTAGTACCGTACAG AGACCGTAAAAAAGacttgtttgtttatcttcataatATCCATCCTTTCCTTATAAGGCAAAAATTGGAATATAGGATATTTGTTATTGAGCAAAAAG GCACAGATGTTTTCAATAGAGGCAAACTTTTCAACGCAGGTTTTGTTGAGATCAAAAAATATGGCAAATGGCGCTGTGTAATATTCCATGATGTGGATTTGTTACCGTTGGACGATAGAATATTGTACTCATGTCCAACATGGCCAAAACACATGTGCGCAACAGTTGCGGAAGTtaagaa ACCAAAATTTCGATCTCTATTCGGTGGCGTGTCTTCTATGGATGTGCAGCAATTCCAGCAAGTCAATGGATATTCCAATTTATATTGGGGTTGGGGGGGAGAAGACAACGACTTGTTCTGGAG aatCCGAGCTGCGGGCTTACCAATAGTGAGAAATCGTAAAGACATCGCTCGATACACTACTCTTAAGCATTCAGTACAATCGCCAAATCGTCTACG atttgCTCTATTGTCTTCGACTTATCAGCGTTATAAAAGAGAGGGAATTTCAAATTTGAAGTATAAACTGGAATCGGTCACGGAGCATCATCTTCACACCCATATAATTGTTGACATAAATCCTGGTAAAGAAAATACTACAAAATTGATATCGCAATGGATTAAATCACGTTaccttgaataa